In the Marinobacter sp. Arc7-DN-1 genome, GCCCAGGACAACCAGATCCGAGGCGACGTCGGTAAACGAGTGAATGCCATCCACGATCAAGGCCTGGGAATGAAAAAGAGCCCCGGCAATGACTTTAATGATACCGAGAACGGCATCCAGAATCATTCCGATAATCGTGACCCGCGATGCCTCTTTCATTTCAACTGCCAGGTTATCCCGGTGTTGTTGTGCGGGGGAGATGGGTTGTTGCATAGGGGCACTCCGGATCAGACGACAGGAGGCAGTATAACGTTATTCGGTCCGGTTGTGGCAGGTCTGCTCAAGGCCCGGAATTGCTGTGATTTATACACATCATTGCAGAATGGTGATGGGTTAACATTTTGTACAGGTTTTGTCGATAGCAATACGAAAAACATATAACATGTTGAAAATAAAGATAAAAATAACTGATCAAAAAATGATCAATCTGTAGGCTGGCGCAGTTATCAAGGGATGGCAAACGTTGCCCCGCTATTTTCAACAGGGTTATCCACAGATTCCGTGGAAAAGGTTGTGAGACTGCCATCATACAGTCATTTAGCGCTGATTTTGTTCTGCTCCGGGATGCTGTGGAAAACTTCCGGTATACTCCGCCCACTTGGACTAAGGGAGTTTTTCAGATGTACGGCGTTATCCGTAACCTGCTTTTCCGGTTACCACCGGAGCAGGCCCACAATATTGCCTTGAGCGGTCTTGATCTTGCGCAACGGTTGGGCGTTTTGAGCGCTTTCGCGCCCAAGATAGATTCATTGCCAGTAAATGTTATGGGGCTGGACTTTCCGAACCCGGTCGGGCTGGCTGCGGGACTGGATAAAAACGCCGACCATCTCGATGCCCTGGGGGGCCTGGGCTTCGGATTTATAGAGGTGGGTACGGTTACGCCAATTGCGCAGCCTGGCAACCCCAAGCCTCGTATGTTCAGATTGCCGGAGCATCGGGCCATCATTAATCGCATGGGTTTCAATAACGAAGGATTGGAACACCTGCTGGAGCGTGTGGATAACCGCCATTATAAGGGCGTGCTCGGAATCAACGTGGGCAAGAACAAGGATACGCCCAACGACGAATCCGAGTCGGACTACCGCAAGGGCATTTCCGCGGTCTATACCCGGGCTGACTATATTACGGTGAATGTATCCTCGCCTAATACACCGGGGCTTCGCGATCTGCAATTCGGTGATTCCCTGAAGGGTCTGCTGGTGGCGATCAAGGATGAGCAGCTCAAATGTGAGAAACAGCATGGCCGGTACGTGCCTGTGGCCGTGAAAATTGCTCCGGACATGGACGACGAGGGCATCCGGTTTGTCGCTACCGCATTGCGGGAAACCGGTCTGGACGGTGTGATCGCGACCAACACCACCATCAACCGCGATGCCGTTGCAGGCCATCGCCATGCCGACGAAGCTGGCGGCCTCAGTGGTGCACCGGTTCGCGAGGCCTCTCTGAGAGTCATCAGGGGGCTTTACGCTGAGCTGGGTGATTCCCTGCCAATTATCGGAGTGGGTGGCATTATTGATGGCGAGAGCGCTGCGGAAAAGATTCGTGCAGGCGCAAAACTGGTGCAGGTGTATACCGGCTTTATTTACCGTGGTCCAGATCTGATTCGGGAAGCGGTGGAAGCCATCAGGCAGGTGAAATAATCTGAGTGCCATAAAACGAAGATGGGCCCGCTGAGCGGGCCCTTGCGGGGAATGAACCCCGTGGCGCTTCATCGCATGGTACGGGGCGGGAGGCCCCGTTTGGGTTGCTCTGAGTACTGCGTCAAATTGTGTGGAAAAAGATCAGATTAAGATAGTCGGGGTTAGTTCAGGCGTCACGCCGTCGTAACATTGGCCAGTTTGTGGATGCCGGATACGCCGGTCATGCCCTCCCATTGATCTGTACGGCCTTCTCGCCACCCGTTCAGCCATTCCTGGCGGACTTCCGCTTGTTCGAGCGGGCAGCTTTCTTTGGATTTACCGGACACGCCAGCGAGATAACCCCGCTTATATGCACGAGCGTACATGTCTCTTTTCTGTCTTTTCATGCCGTTCCTCACTGATGGATTAACAGAACAAGCGTGTACACATCTGCAGTGGCCATGACGAGTGTTATCCACTCAGGGATAACCCACTATTGTCAGCTCAAGCCAGAGCAGTCAGGATCCTGTTAACGGAAGGTTTTTGCCTTCCGGAACGACGCGTCATTTACAAGGTAATTCGAAGCTCGCGCGGATGTACACTATTTATTTCGTCTATGTGACGACTTTTTTATAGTTTTATGAAATAACGAATGGCGCTGGAATCCGGTAACGGCTGCTATTCCCGAAACTTACCCCCAAGCCGCCAATGAACCAGGAGTTGATCTTGTCCAAATCTGTCTTTTTCGTAACCTGCCCGAAAGGCGTGGAATACCTTCTGGCGGACGAGCTCAACACGTTCGGGCTGGACACCGTGCGCCATGCACCGGCCGGCGTCTGGGTGGAAGGTCCCCTGGAGAGCGGTTACCGGGCCTGTCTCTGGTCGCGCCTGGCCAACCGGGTGATCCTTCACATAGATGAAGTTGGTGCCACCAGTGGCGATGAGCTCTATGACGGCGTGGTGCACATGGACTGGCAGCAGCACATTCCGGTACAGGGCAGTTTTCGGGTTACCTTCCTGGGGCAGAACGATGCCATCCGCAACACCCAGTATGGCGCCCAGCGAGTCAAGGACGGCATTGTTGACCGGTTCCAGGCCAATGGTGGCCCACGGCCCTCGGTGGATGCCAAAAATCCTGATGTAACTGTATCGGCCCGCCTTAACCGGGGTCGGTTGGCGCTCGGCATCGACCTCAGCGGTCACAGTCTGCACATGCGGGGGTATCGGACCGACAAAGGCATTGCGCCGCTGAAGGAAAATCTCGCAGCGGCTCTGCTGATACGAGCAGGCTGGCCAGAGATCGCCGCCGCCGGTGACTTCGTAGACCCCATGTGCGGCTCCGGCACGTTGGTGATTGAAGCCGCCATGATGGCGCTTGATATGGCTCCGGGTCGGAAGCAGGAACGGTTCGGGTTTGAGCATTGGCCGGGCCATCAGCCTGATCTCTGGCTGTCTCTCCGGCAGGAAGCGGAGCGTCGTGCCCACGAAGGCAAGCAGGGCCGCATTCCCAGGCTGGCCGGGTTTGATCAGGACAGCCGGGTGATTGAGGCAGCCTGGAAAAACATTCAACGGGCAGGGCTGGAGGGCGTTGTGCACATTGAAACCTGCCCTGTGGATGCCCTGCAACTGGAAGCTGAGTGGTCGGAACAGGGACTGGTGTTGACCAATCCCCCTTACGGCGAGCGTCTGAGTGAGCGCAAGGAACTGGGAGCCCTCTATCGGGCTCTGGGCAACACAGTGAAACGGACCGTGCCCGGCTGGCGTCTCGGCGTGTTTACGGGTGTGCCGGAGTTCGGTAAGTCCATTGGTCTGCGTAGTTACAAGCAGTATCGGTTGTTCAACGGGAAGTTGCCGGCTCAGTTGCTGTTGTTTCAGGTGGATGAGGTCAGCGCCATGACCCCGAGGGAGCCCAACGTTCCCGGAGAGGTCACGCCTCGTATTGCCAGCGAGGAGCGCGCCGCTATGCTGCGCAACCGGTTGAAGAAGAACATGAGGACCATCGGCCAGTGGGCGAGAAAGCAGGGCATTGGCTGCTACCGGTTATACGATGCGGATATGCCGGAGTTTGCCCTGGCTATCGATGTCTATGAGGGGCGGGTACACGTTCAGGAGTATGCGGCGCCAAAGTCGGTAGACGAGCGCTCAGCCCGTGAACGCCTGGCGGAAGCCCTTGCGGTGATCCCGGAGGCTCTGGATATTGAGCGTGAGAACATGGTGTGTAAGCAGCGCCAGCGTCAGACAGGTACTAATCAGTACGAGAAGCAGGCGGCCAGCGGTGAGTTTTTCAAGGTGCACGAGTACGGCTGTGTACTTAAGGTGAACCTGAAGGACTATCTGGATACCGGGCTGTTTTTGGATCACCGGCCTGTGCGTCACTGGATTCAGCAGCATGCGGTTAACAAACGGTTCCTGAATCTGTTCTGTTACACCGGTGCAGCGACAGTGCATGCGGCGGTGGGTGGCGCGAGCCGTTCGCTAAGCCTGGATATGTCGAAGACTTATGTCAGCTGGGCTGAGGACAATCTGGCCCTGAATCGCGCCGATCCGAAGAAGCACCGGGTAGAGCAGGCTGACTGCCTGGCCTGGCTGGCGGAGCGGCCATCTGCAGACCAGCGGTTTGATCTGATCTTCATGGACCCTCCGACTTTTTCGAATTCAGCCAGGATGGCGGGGGTACTGGATATCCAGAAGGATCACCCGAGGCTGGTCAGGCAGGCCATGGCGCGGCTGAGTTCCGATGGGTTGCTGATTTTTTCCAACAATTTCCGGCGGTTCAGGCTGGATGAGGCGCTGGAGAGCGAGTTTGAGGTTGTTGAGGTTACGCGGGATACCCTGGATAGGGATTTTCAGCGGAACCCGCGGATTCATCGGTGCTGGCATATTCGCCACAAGGCCTGAATATTAGAGTATCGGCAGGAGGGGCTGTGGCCCTCCTGCCTCTGCAAACTCATGGGCCAGCCGTTCTCTAGAACTCGTACCTTAAGCCACCAGAGAACTGGAATGTATTCACATCCGAACCGGTGTCCTTGAACAGCTTCCCACCTTCAAACACCAGGTAGGTGTCGTCCATCACTTCAAAATCGAGGCCGGCAAGCCAGCTTACGCTGAAGCCGCTGTCCGGGAATTCACCTTCGAGGTCGAGGAAGGCCTTGTTGCGGTCGTTCCCGGGGTCGCTGATTTCAGCTTTACCCTGGATGTAGGAGAAGCCGAACTGGCCGTAGACGTTGGCGTAGTTGGTGATGGGGTAGTGCAGGCCCATGTACCAGCTGGCGTAGTAGTCCACGGCGAGGCTGAGGTCGCTGTTGGGGACTTCGGCGTCTTTGAAGCCACCGCCGGCGCGGAGTTCGGCGTGGAACAGATCGGTTATATGGCCACCTACCACAAGAGTGCCGCCGCTGCCCCAGGCGGTTTCTTTTCTGCCTTCGCCGATGGAGCGGTGATTGAAGGTGGTCGCCATCAGGCCAATGTAGTGTTTGTCTGCCCTGGGTGTTTCCTCGGCCAGAGCGGCCTGGGACGCGAGAAGCAGGGCGGTTACCAATGCGGTGGATAGGGGCGTTCGCACAACCGTGTTCATTGTTATGGGGTTTCCTGACGTAGGCGAATACGGGCTGATTCTGCCTCGTGTAACCGTTTGTTACGTCGACCCGTGTCACACTTCCCTGTGTCGGTTTTGTCCCCGTTACAGGTCCTCGTCGAGCAGGTTTTCTTCACGGGCCATCAGGAGTAGGGCGTAGACGCCGTTTTCCGGCAGCTGGGGTTCCAGGCTCTCTTCGAACAGGAGCTGGCGGCGGCGGTCTTCCAGGGCTTCACTGTCCAGGCCTGTGATGAGTTCTCCGATGGGCGCAATTTCAAACGGAGCTTCCTGGGCCACGGCGGTGAAAATGAGGTCGATCAGGATTTCGTCCGGGTCCAGGCCATCGACGTACACGGTCTGGTCTGGCAGGTCCTGGTGCAGTTCCCGGGTCAGTTCGATCAGGGGCACGCCCTGTTCTTCAAGATACCGCAGGTCGACGTCGCCCAGGTCGCCGTCTTCCGGGAGCCAGTCATCGGAAGGGGCGATCACGACGGTTTTCATGCGGCCATCTTCCAGCGACCAGGCCATGGCGGTGGGAAACAGGGCGTCGTCGGTCTGGCAATATTCGATATCGAGAAATCTCGGTGCAGGCACAGTGGGCTCCCGGTGGTGGTTGGTTTGTGGCCCGGTTATGGGGAAAGTCCGTTGACCCAGTATGAGGCTTTACGGCTTCATGCCATACTGTTGTGGCAATTATCTTTCAATCAGGGACATCATGGAACACGCTGAATTCAACAAAGATTTATTGAAGTTTCTGAACACTTCCCCCACACCCTGGCATGCCGTGGCGACGATGAAACAACGGCTTGAAGCGGCCGGGTTTCAGGAACTGGATGAGCGGGAGAACTGGTCTCTGGCGCAGGGGCAGGGCTATTACGTGATTCGCAACGGGTCGTCGATTGTGGCGTTTCGCACCGGCGGCAAGGACGTCACCACATCCGGTATCCGTATGGTGGGCGCCCACACTGACAGTCCCTGCCTGAAGGTGAAACCAAACCCAGAGCTGCGCCGCAAGGGTTTTTTCCAGCTTGGCGTCGAGGTTTATGGTGGCGCTCTGCTCAATCCCTGGTTTGATCGGGATCTTTCGCTGGCCGGCCGGGTAACGGTGCTCGATGGGGACGGCAAGGTTCGGGACACCCTGGTGGATTTCCGCAAACCCGTGGCCTTTATTCCGAGCCTGGCCATTCACCTGGATCGTGAGGCCAACAGCAATCGCACCGTCAACGCCCAGACCGACCTGCCGCCGATACTGATGCAGGTTCCGGAAAGCGACACCACCAGTTTCGCTGATCTGCTCTCGCATCAGATTGAGGCCGAATCCGGCCTCCATGTCCGCAAGGTGCTGGGTTATGAACTGAGTTTCTACGATGCCCGTGAGGCTTCGTTCGTTGGCTTGCGGGACGAATTCATTGCCTCCGCCCGGCTGGATAACCTGCTGAGCTGTTACATTGGTCTTCAGTCCTTGCTGAAGGCGTCGGGCGACGAGGCCGCACTGCTGGTATGTAACGATCACGAAGAAGTTGGAAGCATGTCGGCCGAGGGTGCCCAGGGCCCGTTCCTGACTGCCGTTCTGGACCGCTGGGCCGGTCCGGGCAAAGCCAGGGCCATTGCCCGTTCCATGATGGTGTCGGCCGACAACGCCCATGGTGTTCACCCGAATTACATGGACAAACACGATGAGAATCACGGGCCGATCCTGAATCAGGGGCCTGTGATCAAGGTCAATCACAACCAGCGCTATGCCACCAACAGCCGCTCGGCCGCGGTGTATCGCCATATCAGTGACGAGCTGGGGCTGCCGCATCAGACCTTTGTGGTGCGAAGCGACATGGGCTGTGGCAGTACCATTGGTCCGCTGACAGCGGGTAACCTGGGCGTGACCACGCTGGATATTGGTGTGCCCCAGTTCGGGATGCACTCCATCCGCGAGCTGATTGGCACAGAGGACGGCTTCACCCTGTTCCGTGTGCTGACGGAGTTCATGCAGCGTGAGCAGGTTTTCTGAAGCCTGATACGAAAAATGCCGCTGGTTCAAAAGAAACAGCGGCATTTCGGAAGAAGTGGCTCCCCGAGCTGGGCTCGAACCAGCGACAAACGGATTAACAGTCCGTTGCTCTACCAACTGAGCTATCGGGGAACAGTATCAAGTGGCGCGCATATTAAGCGCTTTGGTTTGCGGGGTCAACCCCCTGATATGAAAGGCTAAAAATTGTACGAAAGTAAGACACTTCACTACCGTCCGCCGCCCTGGTTGCGTAATGGCCATGTTCAGTCTGTCTGGCCCACGCTGTTTCGTCGGGTGCCGATAATGGATCCAGAGCCCGAAATACTGTCCACGCCAGACCATGATGAGCTGCACCTTGACTGGTACCGCCAGGGGAGTAGCCGCCTGGCGATTGTCTCCCATGGCCTGGAGGGGCATAGCCGTCGGCCTTACGTTCTGGGCCTGACCAGGGCTCTGCTGCGTGAGGGATGGGACGTCCTGGCCTGGAATTTCCGCTCTTGCGGCGGCGTGATGAACCACCAGCCACGGTTCTATCACAGCGGCGCCACTGAGGATCTGAGTTTGGTGGTTAATCGGGGGTTGGCTGACTATTACGAGGCATTGTTTATGTCTGGTTTCAGCATGGGCGGTAACCTGACGTTGCTCTATCTCGGCGAAAAGGGCGAGCAGGTAGACAGCAGAATCTGCGGCGCTGTTGCTTATTCCGTGCCCTGTGACCTCGCAGGCAGCGCGGACATGCTGGCACTGCCCAGCCGGAAGATCTACATGCAGCGATTTCTTCGGGATCTTAAGGTCAAGATTCAGGAAAAAGCAGAAAAATTCCCGGATCTGATTGATGTTTCCGGTTTTGATTCGATCCGTAGTTTTCACCAATTCGATGACCGCTACACGGCCCCGTTGCACGGGTTCCGGGATGCCCAGGACTACTGGGCCCAGTGTTCGGCGCTCGGGAGGCTCAGGGATATCCGCGTTCCGGCACTGATGGTGAATGCGGCGGATGATCCCTTCCTCTCCGCGCAGTGCTTTCCGGAATCCCGCAGCGTGCTGGGTGCGCACGTTCGGCTGGAGTCCCCGCGCTGGGGCGGGCATGTTGGCTTCGTTGAGCATGGCCGTGATGGTTTCTACTGGTCAGAACGTCGGGCTCTGGCATTCCTTCAGGCATTAGCGTGAACCTGCATCACTCCAGAATCGGCCC is a window encoding:
- a CDS encoding quinone-dependent dihydroorotate dehydrogenase, encoding MYGVIRNLLFRLPPEQAHNIALSGLDLAQRLGVLSAFAPKIDSLPVNVMGLDFPNPVGLAAGLDKNADHLDALGGLGFGFIEVGTVTPIAQPGNPKPRMFRLPEHRAIINRMGFNNEGLEHLLERVDNRHYKGVLGINVGKNKDTPNDESESDYRKGISAVYTRADYITVNVSSPNTPGLRDLQFGDSLKGLLVAIKDEQLKCEKQHGRYVPVAVKIAPDMDDEGIRFVATALRETGLDGVIATNTTINRDAVAGHRHADEAGGLSGAPVREASLRVIRGLYAELGDSLPIIGVGGIIDGESAAEKIRAGAKLVQVYTGFIYRGPDLIREAVEAIRQVK
- the rmf gene encoding ribosome modulation factor, which translates into the protein MKRQKRDMYARAYKRGYLAGVSGKSKESCPLEQAEVRQEWLNGWREGRTDQWEGMTGVSGIHKLANVTTA
- the rlmKL gene encoding bifunctional 23S rRNA (guanine(2069)-N(7))-methyltransferase RlmK/23S rRNA (guanine(2445)-N(2))-methyltransferase RlmL, with protein sequence MNQELILSKSVFFVTCPKGVEYLLADELNTFGLDTVRHAPAGVWVEGPLESGYRACLWSRLANRVILHIDEVGATSGDELYDGVVHMDWQQHIPVQGSFRVTFLGQNDAIRNTQYGAQRVKDGIVDRFQANGGPRPSVDAKNPDVTVSARLNRGRLALGIDLSGHSLHMRGYRTDKGIAPLKENLAAALLIRAGWPEIAAAGDFVDPMCGSGTLVIEAAMMALDMAPGRKQERFGFEHWPGHQPDLWLSLRQEAERRAHEGKQGRIPRLAGFDQDSRVIEAAWKNIQRAGLEGVVHIETCPVDALQLEAEWSEQGLVLTNPPYGERLSERKELGALYRALGNTVKRTVPGWRLGVFTGVPEFGKSIGLRSYKQYRLFNGKLPAQLLLFQVDEVSAMTPREPNVPGEVTPRIASEERAAMLRNRLKKNMRTIGQWARKQGIGCYRLYDADMPEFALAIDVYEGRVHVQEYAAPKSVDERSARERLAEALAVIPEALDIERENMVCKQRQRQTGTNQYEKQAASGEFFKVHEYGCVLKVNLKDYLDTGLFLDHRPVRHWIQQHAVNKRFLNLFCYTGAATVHAAVGGASRSLSLDMSKTYVSWAEDNLALNRADPKKHRVEQADCLAWLAERPSADQRFDLIFMDPPTFSNSARMAGVLDIQKDHPRLVRQAMARLSSDGLLIFSNNFRRFRLDEALESEFEVVEVTRDTLDRDFQRNPRIHRCWHIRHKA
- a CDS encoding outer membrane beta-barrel protein, with the protein product MNTVVRTPLSTALVTALLLASQAALAEETPRADKHYIGLMATTFNHRSIGEGRKETAWGSGGTLVVGGHITDLFHAELRAGGGFKDAEVPNSDLSLAVDYYASWYMGLHYPITNYANVYGQFGFSYIQGKAEISDPGNDRNKAFLDLEGEFPDSGFSVSWLAGLDFEVMDDTYLVFEGGKLFKDTGSDVNTFQFSGGLRYEF
- a CDS encoding M18 family aminopeptidase; translated protein: MEHAEFNKDLLKFLNTSPTPWHAVATMKQRLEAAGFQELDERENWSLAQGQGYYVIRNGSSIVAFRTGGKDVTTSGIRMVGAHTDSPCLKVKPNPELRRKGFFQLGVEVYGGALLNPWFDRDLSLAGRVTVLDGDGKVRDTLVDFRKPVAFIPSLAIHLDREANSNRTVNAQTDLPPILMQVPESDTTSFADLLSHQIEAESGLHVRKVLGYELSFYDAREASFVGLRDEFIASARLDNLLSCYIGLQSLLKASGDEAALLVCNDHEEVGSMSAEGAQGPFLTAVLDRWAGPGKARAIARSMMVSADNAHGVHPNYMDKHDENHGPILNQGPVIKVNHNQRYATNSRSAAVYRHISDELGLPHQTFVVRSDMGCGSTIGPLTAGNLGVTTLDIGVPQFGMHSIRELIGTEDGFTLFRVLTEFMQREQVF
- a CDS encoding YheT family hydrolase codes for the protein MDPEPEILSTPDHDELHLDWYRQGSSRLAIVSHGLEGHSRRPYVLGLTRALLREGWDVLAWNFRSCGGVMNHQPRFYHSGATEDLSLVVNRGLADYYEALFMSGFSMGGNLTLLYLGEKGEQVDSRICGAVAYSVPCDLAGSADMLALPSRKIYMQRFLRDLKVKIQEKAEKFPDLIDVSGFDSIRSFHQFDDRYTAPLHGFRDAQDYWAQCSALGRLRDIRVPALMVNAADDPFLSAQCFPESRSVLGAHVRLESPRWGGHVGFVEHGRDGFYWSERRALAFLQALA